Proteins from a genomic interval of Anatilimnocola floriformis:
- a CDS encoding M56 family metallopeptidase, translating into MARYLLLSVGLATASSFLVLDSAVKGTAILLLATAGAALLRCDSAATRHTIWLAAIVAVLVLPAFSLLLPEWNVLPYPAALRSSSPPTAFSPSTAKISEARDDSPLVSEVQPSKADSTSTFAPDAAPSQSLSKNSELAAGFSNWHWLSLVGPIWLGGVGLLTFRLLFARWLLLRSTASAVELTSSDEHDELLSTFQLARQQLGFQQPVTLLIHPGDCIPLVWGILRYRLLLPQGARDWNPEQLRSVLLHELAHLQRRDTWSQLLTQVACTLNWFNPLVWVAAWQLGVERERACDDLVLASGVRPSQYAGHLLDVVHRLSENRWTTTCGLAMARQSSLEGRLLAILSNKRNRRSVSAAAAAVAIGLAVGLAIPLAMLHAMEQAPATETKPVVVPQPKDEYGRKLFQIWRGYARTDGKIPGALVGQLSREIESYRGQFPADEKSTRLAALLPRIVATRDWTPEETVALLDDITAIATAPVGWVELPLTFDGARDLKRGSKLPDNLATADWGAPAKNGLRAAWLLEPRAEKYPLGTVLKTRVLFHNTSKTPVIINIETWRQFDGHDAIDAADKKIKINGTVYSGVTLTALYRLGPGEYCEVPGHGLAVGAGEYVDEFSAGAVGAIIEAKAGDDVRLSHTVSTNEGGWTKPSDPKDPAERWKKSIAERVGREAPLPASAADREQLIRRATLDAIGEVPADEEIKEFVADKDADALTKLTTRLQNKPRPVPFDGVLKTGETKFQVTPADPDAAKRPRTANAPGRYVLSERAHLLVSQTTTNSQRTNKALIAFLSADPKVASPHEPYEIALPDGLQSWGAAWERDGNELWVVQKGLTRKFNFADPAKVKEERFEDGSLSAASPAMQEALKKVFAPADAPAPQQPKLREGTQLAPDVEKRLAWGPTANGLRAAIIIRETPDEKKPADKLDLFLVVQNISKEPFRVVDQTKNAKLRSLQMRVGDRITGVIADEQPSQTDTTLKPNEVTYYPIFITESKSDTGRPASHFIVDGLLADPRESLIAELNITTAPAGAWKGSLITGATTGAIAAGLQQPKEKVGQQLLASFQEQARANGNIPGGLVALLGEKVLEFVRNNSGDASGDPYAKKMAPLISRFAEVRDRTPAEVVKLLDEVASANTIPLETTYEHLSLQQLRTGKPLPKELATAPWGKSNTSGLRTAWLLEPRGNQHRLGTALKAKILIHNDGKQPVVFRTRSWHQFNDHRAQDAQGKEIKVDSTYWTTLSSLVSYRLAPGEFIELNAAGIGIGDNRTAKDWPGTRVGSWFDAPADTEVTFQPAAVPLSDWNEADSPKSDWWLAHIQARLQRAAPLPKEAQERIRLLDQVSRDLFGTAATAQETAAFVADEQATAGESLAKRLHARQGIVSFRGDLIPAAIKFQVTAAEAAEKKK; encoded by the coding sequence ATGGCTCGTTACTTGCTTTTGTCCGTGGGCCTGGCGACGGCTTCGAGTTTCTTGGTGCTGGATTCTGCCGTCAAAGGAACGGCGATTCTGCTGCTCGCAACCGCCGGTGCTGCACTGCTGCGTTGCGATTCTGCGGCCACCCGGCATACGATCTGGCTGGCTGCGATCGTGGCGGTGCTGGTTCTGCCCGCATTTTCACTGTTGTTGCCGGAGTGGAATGTACTGCCGTATCCCGCTGCGTTGCGTTCGAGTTCACCGCCAACTGCGTTCTCCCCATCGACAGCAAAGATTAGCGAAGCGCGCGATGATTCGCCGCTCGTCAGCGAAGTGCAGCCATCGAAAGCAGATTCCACTTCAACCTTCGCACCTGATGCTGCGCCGTCTCAGTCACTTTCAAAAAACAGCGAGTTGGCTGCCGGTTTCTCGAACTGGCACTGGCTATCCTTGGTCGGGCCCATCTGGCTGGGCGGCGTCGGATTGCTGACCTTCCGTTTGCTGTTCGCGCGCTGGCTGCTGCTTCGCTCGACGGCTTCCGCGGTCGAACTAACCTCGAGCGATGAGCACGATGAGCTGCTGAGCACGTTTCAACTCGCTCGGCAGCAATTGGGCTTCCAGCAGCCGGTCACGTTGCTCATTCATCCGGGCGATTGCATTCCGCTGGTTTGGGGCATTCTGCGTTATCGCCTGTTGCTGCCGCAAGGCGCTCGCGACTGGAACCCGGAGCAGTTGCGATCGGTGCTGCTCCATGAGCTGGCACACCTGCAGCGCCGCGATACGTGGTCGCAGTTACTCACGCAGGTGGCTTGCACGTTGAACTGGTTCAATCCGCTAGTCTGGGTCGCGGCTTGGCAACTGGGAGTGGAACGAGAACGGGCTTGCGACGATCTGGTTCTCGCCAGTGGCGTGCGGCCGTCGCAGTATGCAGGGCATTTGCTCGATGTTGTTCATCGCTTGTCCGAGAATCGCTGGACCACCACCTGCGGCCTGGCCATGGCGCGGCAATCCTCGCTCGAAGGTCGGCTGCTCGCGATCCTCAGCAACAAGCGGAATCGTCGCAGCGTTTCGGCTGCCGCGGCGGCGGTTGCCATCGGCCTGGCCGTGGGGCTTGCGATTCCTCTCGCCATGCTGCACGCGATGGAGCAAGCTCCGGCTACTGAAACCAAGCCGGTCGTCGTCCCGCAGCCCAAGGACGAATACGGGCGAAAGTTGTTTCAGATTTGGCGAGGCTATGCGCGGACCGATGGCAAGATTCCTGGCGCGCTGGTTGGGCAACTGTCGCGAGAAATCGAATCTTACCGCGGGCAATTTCCCGCCGATGAAAAATCCACGCGACTCGCCGCATTGCTGCCGCGGATCGTAGCGACTCGCGATTGGACTCCCGAGGAAACAGTCGCCTTGCTCGACGACATCACTGCAATCGCCACGGCACCGGTCGGTTGGGTTGAGTTGCCGCTGACGTTCGATGGTGCTCGCGATCTCAAACGCGGTTCGAAATTGCCCGACAACCTCGCCACGGCTGATTGGGGTGCTCCGGCGAAGAACGGCCTGCGGGCGGCCTGGCTTCTGGAACCGCGGGCCGAAAAATATCCGCTCGGCACCGTGCTGAAAACTCGCGTGCTGTTTCACAACACGAGTAAGACGCCGGTGATCATTAATATCGAAACCTGGCGGCAGTTCGATGGTCACGATGCGATCGATGCAGCCGACAAGAAGATCAAGATCAACGGCACGGTCTATTCCGGCGTCACGCTGACTGCTCTCTATCGGCTCGGTCCGGGTGAATATTGCGAGGTCCCCGGACACGGTCTGGCCGTTGGTGCTGGTGAGTATGTCGACGAGTTCAGTGCCGGCGCCGTCGGCGCGATCATCGAAGCCAAGGCGGGTGATGACGTGCGGCTGTCTCACACGGTCAGTACCAACGAGGGCGGCTGGACGAAACCCAGCGATCCCAAAGACCCCGCCGAGCGGTGGAAGAAATCGATTGCCGAACGAGTTGGTCGCGAGGCGCCACTCCCTGCATCGGCCGCTGATCGCGAACAGTTGATTCGCCGCGCGACGCTGGATGCGATTGGCGAAGTGCCTGCGGACGAAGAGATCAAAGAATTCGTCGCAGACAAAGACGCGGATGCATTAACGAAATTGACCACTCGGCTACAAAACAAGCCGCGGCCTGTTCCGTTCGACGGCGTGCTGAAGACGGGCGAGACAAAATTCCAAGTAACACCCGCTGATCCAGACGCAGCCAAACGGCCGCGCACGGCGAACGCACCGGGCCGATATGTGCTGAGCGAGCGAGCCCATTTGCTGGTCAGCCAGACCACCACCAACTCGCAGCGTACCAACAAAGCCCTGATCGCCTTCCTCTCGGCCGATCCTAAGGTCGCCTCGCCGCACGAGCCATATGAAATCGCGCTACCCGATGGTTTGCAGTCCTGGGGAGCGGCCTGGGAGCGTGATGGCAATGAATTGTGGGTCGTGCAGAAAGGGCTGACACGCAAATTCAACTTCGCCGACCCTGCCAAGGTAAAGGAAGAACGCTTCGAGGATGGCAGCCTGAGTGCAGCATCCCCCGCAATGCAGGAAGCATTGAAGAAAGTCTTCGCGCCGGCCGATGCGCCGGCTCCGCAACAGCCCAAGCTTCGGGAAGGAACGCAGCTCGCTCCTGACGTTGAAAAGCGTCTCGCCTGGGGCCCGACCGCGAATGGCCTGCGCGCGGCGATCATCATTCGTGAGACGCCGGACGAGAAAAAGCCGGCCGACAAGCTCGATCTGTTTCTCGTTGTGCAGAACATTTCGAAAGAGCCCTTCCGCGTTGTCGATCAAACCAAGAACGCCAAGCTGCGGTCGCTGCAGATGCGTGTGGGGGACCGCATCACCGGCGTGATTGCCGATGAACAGCCGAGCCAGACCGATACCACGCTCAAGCCGAACGAAGTCACTTACTATCCGATCTTCATCACCGAGTCGAAAAGCGACACCGGTCGGCCGGCCAGTCATTTTATCGTCGACGGTTTGCTCGCCGATCCGCGCGAGTCGTTGATCGCCGAACTCAACATCACTACCGCACCGGCTGGCGCTTGGAAAGGGAGTCTCATCACGGGCGCAACGACCGGCGCGATCGCTGCCGGTCTGCAACAGCCAAAGGAAAAGGTTGGTCAGCAGTTACTCGCCAGCTTTCAAGAGCAGGCTCGCGCGAACGGCAATATTCCTGGCGGTTTGGTTGCGTTGCTCGGCGAGAAAGTGCTGGAATTCGTCCGCAATAATTCGGGAGACGCCTCGGGCGATCCGTATGCCAAGAAGATGGCGCCGCTGATTTCTCGCTTTGCGGAAGTTCGCGATCGCACGCCCGCCGAAGTGGTGAAGTTGCTCGATGAGGTGGCCAGCGCGAACACGATTCCACTGGAGACAACCTACGAGCATTTGAGCTTGCAACAACTGCGCACCGGCAAGCCGCTGCCGAAAGAGCTCGCCACCGCGCCGTGGGGCAAGAGCAATACGAGTGGCCTGCGAACGGCGTGGCTGCTCGAACCACGCGGCAATCAGCATCGCTTGGGGACTGCGTTGAAGGCCAAGATTCTGATTCACAACGACGGCAAACAGCCGGTAGTTTTTCGCACGCGGAGCTGGCACCAGTTCAACGATCACCGTGCGCAAGATGCTCAAGGAAAAGAGATCAAGGTCGATTCGACCTACTGGACGACTCTCTCTTCGCTCGTGAGCTATCGGTTAGCGCCTGGTGAGTTCATCGAACTCAATGCGGCGGGCATCGGCATTGGTGACAATCGCACGGCCAAGGACTGGCCAGGAACACGAGTCGGCTCGTGGTTCGATGCCCCTGCGGACACCGAAGTCACCTTTCAGCCCGCGGCCGTTCCCTTGAGCGATTGGAATGAAGCAGACTCGCCGAAGTCGGATTGGTGGCTGGCTCACATCCAAGCGCGGTTGCAACGGGCAGCACCGTTGCCGAAGGAGGCTCAGGAGCGGATTCGCCTGCTTGATCAAGTCTCGCGTGACTTGTTCGGCACGGCCGCGACTGCGCAAGAAACGGCTGCCTTCGTCGCCGACGAACAGGCGACTGCAGGCGAGTCGTTGGCCAAGCGTTTGCATGCTCGCCAAGGGATTGTTTCGTTCCGCGGAGATCTCATACCAGCGGCGATTAAGTTTCAAGTAACTGCAGCCGAAGCAGCGGAGAAGAAAAAGTAG
- a CDS encoding BlaI/MecI/CopY family transcriptional regulator, with protein sequence MPDSAQLSRRERQIMEAVFALGEATVNQVVEAIPSPPTAMAVRRMMHILEEKGHLKRKENGREVVYFPRQTKDKAGRHALEQVLETFFGGSLEEALAAHLHSKKDRVSAEELQRLRNLIEQAQQEGR encoded by the coding sequence ATGCCGGATTCAGCGCAGCTCAGCCGCCGAGAGCGGCAAATCATGGAGGCGGTCTTCGCGTTAGGCGAGGCGACCGTCAATCAAGTGGTCGAAGCCATTCCCTCGCCACCGACGGCGATGGCGGTGCGGCGAATGATGCACATTCTGGAAGAGAAAGGGCACCTCAAGCGCAAAGAGAACGGCCGGGAAGTGGTTTACTTTCCGCGGCAGACGAAGGACAAGGCCGGCCGGCATGCGCTGGAACAGGTGCTCGAAACTTTCTTTGGTGGATCGTTAGAAGAAGCGCTCGCTGCGCATCTGCATTCGAAGAAGGATCGCGTCTCGGCCGAGGAACTGCAGCGTCTGCGGAATCTGATCGAACAAGCTCAACAAGAGGGTCGATAA